The genome window GGAAGAAATATACGATGCTGCCCGACGCGCACACGCCAGGGAGTTCATCGATACATTTCCTGAAAAATTTGACACAGTCGTTGGCGAACGCGGTATCAAGCTATCCGGCGGTCAGCGCCAGCGCATCGCTATTGCCCGCGCGATTTTGAAAGATCCTAAAATTCTGATCCTCGACGAAGCAACAAGTTCGCTTGACGCGGAATCGGAAAAGCTGGTGCAGATTGCATTGGATGAATTGATGAAAAACCGCACTACGATCGTTATAGCGCACCGTTTGGCGACTATCAGGAAGGTGGATATGATTTACGTTATCAGGGAAGGCCGCATTGCGGAATCGGGAACGCACCAGCAATTAACACTTATGGACAATGGTTTGTACGCAAATCTGATCAAATTGCAATTTGAAACCGCAGATAGCAATTGATGGAAACAAGCAGCACAACCCAGAAATCCTCCAAAGCATTTTTTGAAACAGAAAAAAACAAAGCAGCTATTGCCGAGGCAGCCGCATTGCAGAACTTTAATCAGCTAGCCATTGCCAGGTTACTCGTGTTTTTTGCCATGATCTTCTTCCTATGGCTGTGGAGTAACCAAAATCAGCCTGTCTGGGGATTAGTAGCATTCGGATTGCTCGTGATTTTCTTGATTTCGATGCGCCGCCAGCAAGCTGCGCGGAGATTACGCGATTTTCAGCGCAACCTCGTTACGATCAACACCGACGAGCTTAACCGGCTTTCATTCCGTTTCAGCAGAGCAGATTCCGGCGTGCAGTTTCAGGAAAAAGAACATGCATTTGGAAGTGATCTGGACATTTTTGGAGAATATTCATTGTATAAGCTCCTTAACAGGACGCGGACCGCGGAAGGCAGCCAGCGTTTCGCAAACTGGCTCAAAAACCATGCGGATGTCAAGGAGATCAGGCTTCGGCAGGAAGCTGCGGCGGAATTCAGCAACCATCCCGAAATGATCCAGGTGCTGGAAGCAACTGCCTTACTGCATGAACATGCCGCACAGCAACTCGGCGATTTCAGAAAATGGTCGACGGAATTTATGGACAAAGACATGGCACGCCTGCTGAATTTCCGCTGGTTCAGTGTCATTACCGTGATTGTTGCCGTTCTGTTTTTATTTTCGATCCTGCCTGCGTGGCCATTATTGTTATGCATTGCCGTGAATGCCGTATTAATTGCGCGGTTCAAAGCATATGTTGATGCTGTCACAAATCGCACCACTGAGCTGGGGAAAACACTGGTTTCTTATGGAGAAATCCTCGAAGTCGCCCAATCGTTTCCCTACCAGGCACAGTGGTGGCTTACCCGCAAAGACCGCATTGCAGGTTCAGGGCAATCATTGAAACAAGTCGGAGCACTCTTCGAAAAACTGGATTACCGCAACAATATATTTTTCTCACTATTTGTGGGGATTCCAACGCTTTGGGACCTCTTTTGCATTGCAGGACTTGAAAATTGGAAACGGGACAATCACGACAAATTAGCCGACTGGCTGGAAGTCCTGGCCGACGCCGAAGCAATGAACAGTTTGGCTGGTCACGCATTTGCCAATCCCACGTACATTACTCCCGAAATTGTCGAATCTCCTGAATTCCAGATTGATACCAAGGAAATGGGCCATCCGCTCATTCCGCTGGAACGCCGGATCAGCAATGATTTTAGTGTATCGGGAACAGGGCATACGATCCTGGTAACAGGCTCGAATATGTCGGGCAAAAGTACGTTTCTCCGTACGATCGGGTTAAATTTCGTATTGGCTCAAATGGGCGCAGTAGTAAGTGCAAAAACATTCAAATGCGCACCTGTACGCGTTTTCAGCAGCATGCGCACGCAAGATTCACTCGAAGAAAGCACTTCATCTTTTTATGCTGAACTAAAAAGGCTGAAAAAGCTGCTGGAACTGTCCGACCAGAACAATGTTGCCCCGGTATTTTATTTACTGGACGAAATCCTGAAAGGCACCAACTCTTCCGACCGCCACCGCGGAGCCGAAGCGTTGATCAGACAGTTGCATATGAAAAAAGCTTCCGGGCTGGTTTCGACCCACGATCTTGAACTTGGGGAATGGGGCGCTACGGAAAGTTACGTTCACAATTTCCATTTCAGGTCCGATGTCGAAAACGGTGAATTACTATTCGACTACAAGCTGCACGATGGAATTTGTAAGAGCTTCAATGCTTCGGAATTGATGCGAATGATGGGTATTCAGATAGAAAAATAATGTTGTGCCCGGATTTGCGTAACTTTACAGGGCACAATTACGTTTCTTAATTCTGAGCGTGGATTGAGGATTTTAAGCATTAGATTTAGTACATTAATTAATAACAAATAACGATTACCGAAACCTGAATGGAAGTATTAATAATGGCAGGGCAGCTCATTCTGGGCTTATCAATTTTGGTAGGGCTGCATGAATGGGGGCATATGTTTGCTGCGAAAATGTTTGGAATGCGAGTTGAAAAATACTTCATTGGTTTTCCTCCGAAGATATTCAGCTTTAAAAAAGGAGAAACAGAATATGGCATTGGCGCAATCCCGTTGGGAGGTTTCGTCAAAATATCGGGAATGATCGACGAGTCCATGGATACTGAGACGATGAACAAGGAGCCTCAGCCCTATGAATTCCGTTCGAAACCAGCCTGGCAGCGTTTGATCGTCATGCTTGGCGGAATTATCGTCAATGTAATCGTCGGGATTTTCATATTCATCGTCATTGCGTATAATAATGGGGATAAATATCTTTCCAGCACCGAGGTCAATAAATACGGCATTGTAGCCGGCGACCTGGCCAAGGAAATCGGCCTGCAAACGGGCGACAAAATTGTAAAGGTGAATGGTAAGCCGTTCACTAGTTTTGATGAACTGGGAAGTTCGGAAGTGCTGCTCGGAAGCAATAGTTCTTACACTGTGAACCGTGCCGGAAAAGAGGTTGAGATCGACATTCCAAATGACTTTATCGAAAAACTATCCGATCCGGAAGAAAAAAGAAGCTTTATCCGTCCATTGGAACCATTCAAGATCGGTGAAGTTGTACCGGCGTCTCCTGCACAAAAAGCAGGTCTGCTAACGGGTGATAAGGTCATTTCTATCAATGGTCAGCCTATCCAGTTCTTCCATGAGCTGCAAGGCCAGCTGCAAAATCTGAAAGGCAAAAAAGCTGAACTGCTCGTTCAACGCGGTGCGGAAAGCAAAACGCTTAATGCTACTGTGGACGAAGACGGAACGCTAGGTTTCTATCCCGAAAGTCTGTTGAACTACACGGCTGTAAAATATACATTGGCACAAGCCATTTCGGTGGGCACAAATGATGCTTTTGCCGTCGTTTATAACAACATTAAAGGTTTTGGTAAAATATTCAGAGGTGAAGTTTCAGCTTCCAAAGCACTCAGCGGACCGATCGGCATTGCCCGTATGTTCGGGGGCGTTTGGGATTGGAGCCGCTTCTGGTATTTAACCGGTTTGCTTTCAATGGTGCTTGCGTTCATGAATGCATTACCTATTCCGGCATTGGATGGCGGCCACGCGGTGATACTATCTTACGAGATCATTTCGGGACGTAAACCATCCGATCGCTTTTTGGAAAATGCACAGAAAGTCGGCATGGTGCTTTTACTTGGCCTGATGGCTTTTGCAATATTCAATGATGTCTGGAAAGCAGTATTTTAAAATATTTTTGGTTGAAAATAAGGAAAGGACAAAGCGCTTAATCCGCTTTCCTTTCCTTATTTTTTTCGTTTTGACCCTGTCGTCGTCAGTGCATGATTATCATGTTAGCGTCACACAGATGCAGTATAACCCTGCGCTCAGAACATTCGAAGTGAGTATACGTATGTTCACGGACGATCTTGAACGTGCGCTGTCACAGCCAGGGCTGACCCAGGGAAATGATAAGCAGCGCGTTGTGATAAAGAACAATGACAAAAATGATCCCTTGGTCGAGCGATATGTTTTGAAATCGTTTGTACTGATGGACAGTCAGAAAAAACCGGTTGCTGCAAAGTATGTGGGGAAGGAACAGGAGGAGGATGCAACATGGGTTTATCTCGAAATTCCATTCAATGGTCCTCTGAATGGCTTCAAGCTACAAAACAGCACGCTGATGGAGGTTTTTGATGATCAGGTCAATATGACGAACATTAAAAGCGCTTCCGAAAAACGCACATTCTTGTTTAAAAAGGGACAATCTGTACACATTCTTTAACCGCATTCCGGTTACTAAAAAGCCTGACACAGCCGTTGGTGGCATGGCTATTTTGTTTTATTATTCCCTTTCTTTTGAAAGTCATTATTTATATATTGGGAAAAGATTATCTGTCATTTTGACAGAATGCCTATGAAATTTGAACCTTCTGACTTATATAGTCGGCTGCTAATGTCCGATTCGGATATGGATAGCCTTGAAATTGTTCCTCTTGGTGGCCCTGATGGCTCCGATGAGCCTTTTGAACTCCCCGAAGAACTTGCGATACTGCCGATCAGGCAAACAGTACTTTTCCCAGGAATGGTTATTCCCGTGACCGTAGTGCGCCAGAAGGCCATTCGTTTAGTCAAAAAAATATACAGGAATTCGGATATAAATCAACGCATACTCGGAGCAGTAACCCAGGCCATTCCCAACAAGGAAGACCCTACTGCTGAGGACCTTTACAATGTCGGAACAGTTGCACAGATCCTGAAAATGATCACGTTACCAGATGGAAATGTGACCATTATCGTGCAGGGAAGACAACGTTTTGAGATTAAAACCATTCTGCACGAAGAACCATATCTGACTGCCCAGGTTAAGGCGATTGATGATTCATTTGTTGGCCCGACCAAGAAGGAATCCAAAGCACTTTTGCAATCCCTGCGTGATGGCGCGCATAAGATCATGCGCCTGAACCCTGAAATCCCTCAGGAGGCCAGGATCGCGCTGGATAACATTGAAAGCCCTATTTTCCTGATCCATTTTCTTTCCTCCAACATTAATGTAGAGGTTGCGGATAAGCAAAAGCTGCTTGAAGAGAGAAATGGACACAAGCAGGCCACATTGCTGCTTCAGTATATGATGCGGGAAATAGAAATGCTGGAATTGAAACGGGAAATCCAAACCAAAGCCAGCTCCGACATTGACCAGCAGCAACGCGATTATTTCCTAAGACAACAAATAAAAGTCCTGCACGACGAGCTTGGCATGGACAGTCTGGAGCGCGATCTGGACGAGATCCGTTTGAAAGCAAGCCAGAAAAAATGGTCGGACGCGGTGCGCCTGCATTTTGAAAAAGAACTGGCGAAGCTGCAACGCATTAACCCAATGGCTCCCGAATATCCGGTGACGATGAATTACCTGGAAATGCTGGTTGACCTGCCGTGGGGACAATATACCAAAGACAATTTCGACCTGGTCCGTGCGCAGAAAGTGCTGGACGCAGACCATTTTGGTTTGGAGAAAGTAAAAGAGCGGATCATTGAATATCTGGCGGTTTTGAAGCTGAAAGGCAATCTGAAAGCGCCTATTCTTTGTTTATACGGCCCTCCGGGAGTTGGTAAAACTTCCCTGGGAAGATCCATTGCAAAAGCATTAAACCGTGAATACATCAGAATGGCGCTGGGCGGCGTGCATGATGAGGCGGAAATCCGTGGCCACAGAAAGACATATATCGGCGCAATGCCGGGAAAAATCATTCAGAACATTAAAAAAGCAGGTTATGCCAATCCTGTGTTCATCCTGGATGAGATTGATAAAGTAAGCTCCGATTATCGCGGCGATCCTTCTTCCGCATTATTGGAAGTGCTCGACCCGGAACAAAACTCTTCATTTACAGACAATTACCTGGAAGTTGAATACGATCTTTCCAAGGTTCTGTTCGTAGCCACCGCCAATGCACTGGACACCATCCACCCTGCCCTGCGCGACCGGATGGAGATCATTGAAATGACGGGTTATACGATCGAAGAGAAATTGCAGATCGCTAAACGTTACCTCGTTCCCAAACAACGCAAAGATCACGGCTTGAAATCGACAGATATCAAGATCGACGATGTTGCATTGACTAAAATTATAGAAGGTTATACCAGAGAATCCGGTGTCCGGAACCTGGAACAGAAAATAGGATCGGTTGTCCGTAAAATCGCTAAATCGGTTGCGATGGAGCAGGAATATCCTAAAACCATTAAGGCTGAGCAGATTGAAAAATACCTTGGCGCAGAGATTTTTGACAAGGATCTGTATCAGGATAATGATTTCGCAGGCGTAGTAACAGGCCTGGCCTGGACTTCTGTCGGTGGTGAAATTCTATTCATTGAAACCAGCCTGAGCCGCGGAAAAGGAAACCTTACATTGTCTGGCCAGCTGGGTGATGTGATGAAAGAATCGGCGGTGGCCGCATTATCTTATCTGAAAGCCAATGCAGACCGGTTAGGCATCGATTACAGGATCTTTAACCATTATGACCTTCACGTACACGTGCCTGCGGGTGCCGTGCCCAAGGACGGGCCTTCTGCGGGTGTGACCATGGTAACTTCTATGGCTTCAATCTTTACGCAGCGCCGGGTGAAACCGTTCATCGCGATGACGGGCGAGATCACATTAAGGGGAAAAGTATTGCCTGTGGGCGGTGTGAAGGAAAAAATCCTTGCTGCGCGCCGTGCAGGTGTGAAGGAAATTATTCTTTGTGTAAAAAACCGCAAGGATGTGGAGGAGGTGCCAGCGAATTATATCAAAGATCTGTCGTTCCATTATGTGGATCAGATTGATGAGGTGCTGGAATATGCATTGCTGCCTGAGAAGGTAAAAAATGCCACCAATTTTATTTTCCCGGAAGAGAAGAAAGAAAAAGAAGAAAGCGGATACGCGACTCTGGACGTTTAAAGGCCGTTTTCAAAAAAATAATTTATTTTGAGTTCAAAAAAGACGCTTCCGGGCGTCTTTTTTGCTTAGGGGTTTGTAATTCGAAAACACGTCCTGATATCAACAACTATTCATTATTAAAATGTCCCTACCGCAGCTTTCCCCCGAATTGCTGGACCAGCGTCCAGACTTGTTGCCA of Dyadobacter chenhuakuii contains these proteins:
- a CDS encoding MutS-related protein, which gives rise to METSSTTQKSSKAFFETEKNKAAIAEAAALQNFNQLAIARLLVFFAMIFFLWLWSNQNQPVWGLVAFGLLVIFLISMRRQQAARRLRDFQRNLVTINTDELNRLSFRFSRADSGVQFQEKEHAFGSDLDIFGEYSLYKLLNRTRTAEGSQRFANWLKNHADVKEIRLRQEAAAEFSNHPEMIQVLEATALLHEHAAQQLGDFRKWSTEFMDKDMARLLNFRWFSVITVIVAVLFLFSILPAWPLLLCIAVNAVLIARFKAYVDAVTNRTTELGKTLVSYGEILEVAQSFPYQAQWWLTRKDRIAGSGQSLKQVGALFEKLDYRNNIFFSLFVGIPTLWDLFCIAGLENWKRDNHDKLADWLEVLADAEAMNSLAGHAFANPTYITPEIVESPEFQIDTKEMGHPLIPLERRISNDFSVSGTGHTILVTGSNMSGKSTFLRTIGLNFVLAQMGAVVSAKTFKCAPVRVFSSMRTQDSLEESTSSFYAELKRLKKLLELSDQNNVAPVFYLLDEILKGTNSSDRHRGAEALIRQLHMKKASGLVSTHDLELGEWGATESYVHNFHFRSDVENGELLFDYKLHDGICKSFNASELMRMMGIQIEK
- the rseP gene encoding RIP metalloprotease RseP — its product is MEVLIMAGQLILGLSILVGLHEWGHMFAAKMFGMRVEKYFIGFPPKIFSFKKGETEYGIGAIPLGGFVKISGMIDESMDTETMNKEPQPYEFRSKPAWQRLIVMLGGIIVNVIVGIFIFIVIAYNNGDKYLSSTEVNKYGIVAGDLAKEIGLQTGDKIVKVNGKPFTSFDELGSSEVLLGSNSSYTVNRAGKEVEIDIPNDFIEKLSDPEEKRSFIRPLEPFKIGEVVPASPAQKAGLLTGDKVISINGQPIQFFHELQGQLQNLKGKKAELLVQRGAESKTLNATVDEDGTLGFYPESLLNYTAVKYTLAQAISVGTNDAFAVVYNNIKGFGKIFRGEVSASKALSGPIGIARMFGGVWDWSRFWYLTGLLSMVLAFMNALPIPALDGGHAVILSYEIISGRKPSDRFLENAQKVGMVLLLGLMAFAIFNDVWKAVF
- a CDS encoding DUF6702 family protein; translated protein: MSGKQYFKIFLVENKERTKRLIRFPFLIFFVLTLSSSVHDYHVSVTQMQYNPALRTFEVSIRMFTDDLERALSQPGLTQGNDKQRVVIKNNDKNDPLVERYVLKSFVLMDSQKKPVAAKYVGKEQEEDATWVYLEIPFNGPLNGFKLQNSTLMEVFDDQVNMTNIKSASEKRTFLFKKGQSVHIL
- the lon gene encoding endopeptidase La, whose product is MKFEPSDLYSRLLMSDSDMDSLEIVPLGGPDGSDEPFELPEELAILPIRQTVLFPGMVIPVTVVRQKAIRLVKKIYRNSDINQRILGAVTQAIPNKEDPTAEDLYNVGTVAQILKMITLPDGNVTIIVQGRQRFEIKTILHEEPYLTAQVKAIDDSFVGPTKKESKALLQSLRDGAHKIMRLNPEIPQEARIALDNIESPIFLIHFLSSNINVEVADKQKLLEERNGHKQATLLLQYMMREIEMLELKREIQTKASSDIDQQQRDYFLRQQIKVLHDELGMDSLERDLDEIRLKASQKKWSDAVRLHFEKELAKLQRINPMAPEYPVTMNYLEMLVDLPWGQYTKDNFDLVRAQKVLDADHFGLEKVKERIIEYLAVLKLKGNLKAPILCLYGPPGVGKTSLGRSIAKALNREYIRMALGGVHDEAEIRGHRKTYIGAMPGKIIQNIKKAGYANPVFILDEIDKVSSDYRGDPSSALLEVLDPEQNSSFTDNYLEVEYDLSKVLFVATANALDTIHPALRDRMEIIEMTGYTIEEKLQIAKRYLVPKQRKDHGLKSTDIKIDDVALTKIIEGYTRESGVRNLEQKIGSVVRKIAKSVAMEQEYPKTIKAEQIEKYLGAEIFDKDLYQDNDFAGVVTGLAWTSVGGEILFIETSLSRGKGNLTLSGQLGDVMKESAVAALSYLKANADRLGIDYRIFNHYDLHVHVPAGAVPKDGPSAGVTMVTSMASIFTQRRVKPFIAMTGEITLRGKVLPVGGVKEKILAARRAGVKEIILCVKNRKDVEEVPANYIKDLSFHYVDQIDEVLEYALLPEKVKNATNFIFPEEKKEKEESGYATLDV